A part of Pseudomonadota bacterium genomic DNA contains:
- a CDS encoding aminotransferase class I/II-fold pyridoxal phosphate-dependent enzyme: MAVGTMEARSLVASTACGVPGKPAIPREGPAPDRARGRAHGITTLPEPAGQRPHLTEDVLTPPPVPSTASLPLAYQRNGSPLTGEALQAWLDAQRHTPYFEALAAYSREGVTPFHVPGHKHGRGMLREFRDLVGEQALRLEVTTCIGLDDLHHASGPLRDAQELAAQAYGADHTWFLINGSSSGVQAMIMATCAPGDTILIPRNAHKSTWGAAITTGALPVYVYPEYDYEHNIDHTPTVESYRRALDENPHARALLVVSPTYYGALADIRAIIALAHERNVLALVDEAWGPHLPFWRGFDSSAMWCGADAAVNSTHKLVGAMSQGSMLHISTRRLDPYRVDAVARLFLSTSPSCLILSSIDAARKQMVLEGDALLEQTVRLAENARQALREIPGVGSFGRELIGRPGVSGFDPTRLSFQVRGLGITGYEFEALLRKHHHVQAEMSDLFNVLCLVTIGDREQDLARLVEGVRDLAERAARGDAEVHPFERTFGPSFELPDWPPIRMTPREAFFAPSRLVKVADALGEVASEMITPYPPGIPIICPGEEVTQQIIDYLSVEIDADFKVHGLIDRDGDSWMRVLA; this comes from the coding sequence ATGGCCGTTGGAACGATGGAAGCGCGGTCGCTGGTCGCATCGACAGCGTGCGGTGTGCCAGGAAAGCCCGCCATCCCGCGCGAAGGCCCCGCCCCTGACCGGGCGCGTGGACGCGCGCACGGCATCACGACGCTACCGGAACCGGCCGGTCAGCGCCCGCACCTCACGGAGGACGTCTTGACCCCACCCCCTGTTCCATCGACGGCTTCGCTGCCCCTCGCCTACCAGCGCAATGGCAGCCCTCTCACGGGGGAGGCGTTGCAGGCCTGGCTCGACGCACAGCGTCACACGCCATACTTCGAAGCGCTGGCAGCCTACTCGCGCGAGGGCGTGACCCCGTTCCACGTCCCAGGGCACAAGCACGGTCGCGGCATGCTGCGTGAGTTCAGAGACCTGGTGGGAGAGCAGGCGCTGCGTCTCGAGGTGACCACCTGCATCGGGCTCGATGACCTCCACCACGCCAGCGGACCGCTGCGCGACGCCCAAGAGCTGGCCGCGCAGGCCTATGGCGCCGATCACACCTGGTTTCTCATCAATGGCTCGTCGAGCGGTGTGCAGGCCATGATCATGGCGACCTGCGCGCCCGGTGACACCATCCTCATCCCGCGAAACGCCCACAAGTCGACCTGGGGCGCCGCGATCACCACGGGGGCGCTGCCCGTCTACGTGTACCCTGAGTACGACTACGAGCACAACATCGACCATACGCCCACGGTCGAGTCGTACCGCCGAGCGCTCGACGAGAACCCGCACGCCCGCGCGCTTCTTGTTGTCAGCCCCACGTACTATGGCGCCCTGGCTGACATCCGAGCCATCATCGCCCTGGCGCACGAGCGCAATGTGCTCGCCCTGGTCGACGAGGCCTGGGGGCCGCATCTGCCCTTCTGGCGCGGCTTCGACAGCTCGGCCATGTGGTGCGGCGCCGACGCCGCCGTGAACAGCACCCACAAGCTCGTGGGGGCCATGTCGCAGGGCTCGATGCTGCACATCAGCACCCGCCGCCTCGATCCGTACCGCGTTGACGCGGTCGCGCGACTCTTCTTGAGCACCAGCCCCAGCTGCCTCATCCTCTCGTCCATCGACGCGGCGCGAAAGCAGATGGTGCTCGAGGGCGACGCGCTGCTCGAGCAGACCGTGCGGCTGGCTGAGAATGCGCGACAGGCGCTGCGTGAGATTCCCGGTGTCGGCAGCTTCGGTCGCGAGCTCATCGGGCGCCCGGGCGTCTCTGGCTTCGACCCCACCCGCCTCAGCTTCCAGGTGCGAGGCCTCGGGATCACGGGGTATGAGTTCGAGGCGCTGCTGCGCAAGCACCATCACGTTCAGGCCGAGATGTCAGATCTCTTCAACGTGCTCTGCCTCGTGACCATCGGTGATCGCGAGCAGGATCTGGCCAGGCTGGTCGAGGGGGTGCGCGATCTTGCGGAGCGCGCTGCCCGCGGAGACGCCGAGGTGCACCCCTTCGAGCGTACCTTTGGTCCTTCTTTCGAGCTCCCGGACTGGCCGCCCATTCGCATGACGCCTCGTGAGGCGTTCTTCGCGCCGTCTCGGCTGGTCAAGGTGGCCGATGCCCTCGGTGAGGTGGCCAGTGAGATGATCACGCCCTATCCTCCAGGCATTCCCATCATCTGTCCTGGAGAAGAGGTCACCCAGCAGATCATCGATTATCTCAGCGTCGAGATCGATGCCGACTTCAAGGTGCACGGGCTCATCGATCGCGACGGCGACAGCTGGATGCGCGTGCTGGCCTGA
- a CDS encoding methyltransferase domain-containing protein — MSDWYTEHVSQHEQHRHAYGEVLYEGQTRWQSVKVVQSHRYGKILMLDDDIQSAQGDERLYHEVLVHPALISLPRPARSVLIMGGGEGATLREILRHRTIERVVMIDLDGELVDICKEHMPEWAAGAFEDPRLELHADDARAYIDRCTEKFDCVIHDLPQPLEDSPLRRLFSRQCFERVRDVMHPDGVMCMQACSAKMTTNRMHHAAVHTARQAFAHTMHAFIPSFSNDWGYCVASSSVDPFAISADEIDARIAARVEGSLEMYSGAMHHAMLALPPWFEREQAAMDVVIDDDAQLPARLFNDGN; from the coding sequence ATGAGCGACTGGTACACCGAGCACGTCTCGCAGCACGAGCAGCACCGCCACGCCTACGGCGAGGTGCTGTACGAAGGCCAGACGCGCTGGCAGAGCGTGAAGGTGGTGCAGAGCCACCGGTACGGCAAGATCCTGATGCTCGACGACGACATCCAGTCGGCCCAGGGTGACGAGCGCCTCTATCACGAGGTGCTGGTGCATCCCGCACTCATCAGCCTGCCACGTCCGGCCCGCAGCGTGCTGATCATGGGCGGCGGCGAGGGGGCAACCCTGCGCGAGATATTGCGTCATCGCACCATCGAGCGCGTCGTCATGATCGACCTCGACGGCGAGCTTGTCGACATCTGCAAGGAGCACATGCCCGAGTGGGCCGCGGGCGCCTTCGAAGACCCCCGCCTCGAGCTTCACGCCGATGACGCGCGCGCCTACATCGACCGCTGCACCGAGAAGTTCGACTGCGTCATCCACGACCTGCCGCAGCCACTCGAGGATTCACCGCTGCGACGGCTGTTCAGTCGCCAGTGCTTCGAGCGGGTGCGCGACGTGATGCACCCGGACGGGGTGATGTGCATGCAGGCCTGCAGCGCCAAGATGACCACCAACCGCATGCACCACGCGGCGGTTCACACCGCGCGACAGGCCTTCGCCCATACCATGCACGCGTTCATCCCCTCGTTCTCGAACGACTGGGGCTACTGCGTGGCAAGTAGCAGCGTCGACCCGTTCGCCATCTCGGCCGACGAGATCGACGCCCGCATCGCGGCGCGGGTCGAGGGGTCGCTCGAGATGTACAGCGGCGCCATGCATCACGCCATGCTGGCGCTTCCCCCGTGGTTCGAGCGAGAGCAGGCCGCCATGGACGTGGTCATCGACGACGACGCGCAGCTGCCCGCGCGCCTGTTCAACGACGGGAACTGA